The following proteins are encoded in a genomic region of Chryseobacterium cucumeris:
- a CDS encoding M14 family zinc carboxypeptidase → MNFEQIYSQNPDFSNRYISPEKLFSYLQANLSDYIQEIGTSYLDKPIYQLSIGTGNIQILAWSQMHGNESNATHAMLDLLVSLDKAPEMKEDLFSKITLDFIFMLNPDGSERWTRLNAADIDLNRDFHNEASKEIKFLKKAAASKKYDYALNLHEQRTIFTTDGIHPATLSFLAPSEDVERTVTENRKKCMAVIGSIYNHLKEMIPNQIGRYSDEFYPTSTGDNFIKGGMPTILFEGGHFIDDYSRKGTRKYYTIALYYALKAISELNSDITGWETYLEIPENQETHYDLIYRNVKLNTDHECILDIAVQYREIKEDGKSDISFIPFVMEAGDVKQKKGWLEIDCTGKKFISATKYPKLDAVVDFKIED, encoded by the coding sequence ATGAATTTTGAACAGATCTATTCTCAAAACCCCGATTTCTCAAATCGCTATATTTCCCCTGAAAAATTATTTTCTTATCTACAGGCCAATCTCAGCGATTATATTCAAGAGATCGGAACATCCTATTTAGATAAACCGATTTATCAGCTAAGCATCGGAACCGGAAACATTCAGATATTGGCCTGGTCGCAAATGCACGGTAATGAATCCAATGCCACTCATGCTATGCTTGATCTTCTGGTAAGTCTTGATAAAGCTCCGGAAATGAAGGAGGACTTATTCAGTAAAATAACACTTGATTTTATATTCATGCTGAATCCGGATGGATCAGAAAGATGGACCAGACTGAATGCTGCCGATATTGACCTGAACAGAGATTTTCATAACGAAGCAAGTAAGGAGATTAAATTCCTGAAAAAAGCAGCAGCTTCCAAAAAATATGATTATGCTTTAAACCTTCATGAGCAGAGAACTATTTTTACTACTGATGGTATTCATCCCGCTACACTTTCCTTTTTGGCTCCTTCGGAAGATGTAGAACGTACTGTTACCGAAAACAGAAAGAAATGTATGGCAGTCATTGGAAGTATATACAACCACTTAAAAGAAATGATTCCCAACCAGATTGGTAGGTATTCTGATGAATTTTATCCAACTTCTACCGGAGACAACTTTATCAAAGGAGGTATGCCAACGATATTATTTGAAGGGGGACATTTTATAGATGATTATAGCAGAAAAGGAACAAGAAAATACTATACCATTGCTCTTTATTATGCATTAAAAGCAATCAGTGAACTGAACTCTGATATTACAGGATGGGAAACTTATCTTGAAATCCCTGAGAACCAGGAAACTCACTATGATTTAATTTACAGAAATGTAAAACTGAATACAGACCATGAATGTATTCTGGATATTGCAGTTCAGTACAGAGAAATCAAAGAAGATGGGAAAAGTGACATCTCATTTATTCCTTTCGTAATGGAAGCCGGAGATGTGAAACAAAAGAAGGGCTGGCTGGAAATAGACTGTACCGGAAAGAAATTTATTTCTGCAACTAAATATCCCAAACTGGACGCAGTTGTGGATTTTAAAATAGAAGATTAA
- a CDS encoding helix-turn-helix transcriptional regulator, which yields MSLNERISKIIEYSRLTPSEFADEIDVQRSSISHITSGRNKPSLEFIIKIKSRFPELLWDWLVTGEGEMLKSHLPESEIKEEYTEEEKIKTTPLPDLFTMMNDDDEFGSNETEKEAPKSSSGESFIPAHDKAPEKISDSQRLENSGDHILGQLFGNQQSKIKRIVLFYENGKFESFEP from the coding sequence ATGAGTTTAAATGAAAGAATTTCCAAAATTATAGAGTATTCTCGTCTTACTCCTTCCGAGTTTGCTGATGAAATTGATGTGCAGCGTTCGTCCATTTCACATATCACGTCAGGAAGAAACAAACCTTCTCTTGAGTTTATCATAAAAATAAAATCCCGTTTCCCGGAACTTCTATGGGACTGGCTGGTTACGGGTGAAGGTGAAATGCTAAAATCCCATCTGCCCGAATCAGAAATTAAAGAAGAATATACGGAAGAGGAGAAAATAAAAACAACTCCACTACCCGATCTTTTTACGATGATGAATGATGATGATGAATTCGGAAGTAATGAAACGGAAAAAGAAGCTCCAAAATCAAGCTCTGGAGAATCGTTTATACCGGCCCATGATAAAGCTCCGGAAAAAATATCGGATTCTCAGCGATTAGAAAATTCGGGTGATCATATTTTAGGACAACTATTTGGTAATCAACAAAGTAAAATAAAACGAATTGTTCTGTTCTACGAAAACGGAAAATTTGAAAGTTTTGAGCCTTAA
- a CDS encoding proline dehydrogenase family protein, producing MPIFNDTKIAFADKSDAQLRKAYWMFKMIEQPTLTSLGTSVLNFTVHNNFPFVTGIVKNTLFEQFCGGETREESMKVVKQLFKRGVGSIFDYSIEGKEDEGTFDAVCKEIKDIVRFSVGNPAIPFIVFKPTAFGRIDLYEAVGKGAELTTSQKEEWERVVKRFDEVCSLCHEHDKKVMVDAEETWMQDAADHLCEEMMEKYNQQKPIVWNTIQMYRTGRLEYMEAHLQRAREKNYFIGYKIVRGAYMEKERARAAEKGYADPIQPTKEASDKNYNAGIDFVMDHLDKVSAFFGTHNEISSELIMDKMKAKSLENSNPHIYFGQLYGMSDNITFYLSDKGYNVAKYLPYGPVKDVVPYLTRRAQENTSVAGQTGRELGLIKKELERRKK from the coding sequence ATGCCCATTTTTAATGATACTAAAATTGCATTTGCAGACAAGTCTGATGCACAATTGAGAAAGGCTTACTGGATGTTTAAAATGATTGAACAGCCCACCCTTACAAGCCTTGGAACATCTGTTCTGAATTTCACAGTACACAACAATTTCCCTTTCGTTACCGGAATTGTAAAAAATACCTTATTTGAGCAGTTCTGCGGTGGTGAAACCCGTGAAGAAAGCATGAAAGTTGTAAAACAGCTGTTTAAAAGGGGAGTTGGGAGTATTTTTGATTATTCCATTGAAGGGAAAGAAGATGAAGGAACTTTTGATGCGGTTTGCAAAGAAATCAAGGACATTGTAAGATTCTCAGTAGGAAATCCGGCGATTCCTTTTATTGTATTTAAACCTACCGCATTCGGAAGAATTGATCTTTATGAAGCTGTTGGAAAAGGAGCTGAGCTTACTACCAGCCAGAAAGAAGAATGGGAAAGAGTGGTAAAAAGATTTGATGAAGTATGCAGTCTTTGCCATGAACATGATAAAAAAGTAATGGTAGATGCTGAAGAAACCTGGATGCAGGACGCAGCAGACCATCTTTGTGAAGAAATGATGGAGAAATATAACCAGCAGAAACCTATAGTTTGGAATACCATCCAGATGTACAGAACCGGAAGACTGGAGTATATGGAGGCACATCTTCAGAGAGCAAGAGAGAAAAATTACTTCATCGGTTATAAAATCGTTCGTGGTGCTTACATGGAAAAAGAAAGAGCCAGAGCAGCAGAAAAAGGATACGCAGATCCTATTCAGCCGACAAAAGAGGCTTCAGATAAAAATTATAATGCAGGAATTGACTTTGTAATGGATCATCTGGATAAAGTGTCAGCATTCTTTGGAACCCATAATGAAATCTCTTCTGAGCTGATTATGGATAAAATGAAAGCAAAATCTCTGGAAAACAGCAATCCGCACATTTATTTCGGACAGCTTTACGGGATGAGCGATAATATCACTTTCTATCTGTCAGATAAAGGCTATAATGTGGCTAAATATCTTCCATACGGACCTGTAAAGGATGTTGTCCCTTATTTAACTAGAAGAGCCCAGGAAAACACCTCTGTGGCCGGACAAACCGGAAGAGAGCTTGGACTGATCAAAAAAGAATTGGAAAGAAGAAAGAAATAA
- a CDS encoding UbiA family prenyltransferase — MNSEKEPFQSKNYLSKSLFYRFSQFVGFLLGARFFVAALLTFALYVSTFFLFNQDESFRKFVFDFKVHGIIFCTVLTILAGGIINQFYDLEKDHVVKPFRTRVQSFIKQKYFLYAYLALSAISLGVAWIISHNVFVFFLVYQFFMWFYSHKLSRILILNNLTFVSLTLYPFFGMMVYYETFSKKVFLMAVFLFLILLCIDIVKDTITRSVDKAFGYTTIPNYFKSRNTKIILTSLLIVTMAVSMNIITKTSTTGFMAYYFAGGLFVMIVCIYLLLNASRRSNFLTLNVLRFWVFVGIIAMLLNGIEHKL, encoded by the coding sequence ATGAATTCTGAAAAAGAACCTTTCCAATCTAAAAACTATTTATCAAAATCTCTATTTTACAGATTTTCACAATTCGTGGGCTTTCTTCTCGGAGCACGGTTTTTTGTAGCTGCTCTGTTGACGTTTGCACTTTATGTATCTACTTTTTTCCTGTTCAATCAGGATGAATCTTTCAGAAAATTTGTCTTCGATTTCAAAGTACACGGGATTATTTTTTGTACTGTCCTTACGATTCTGGCAGGTGGTATCATCAACCAATTTTACGATCTGGAGAAAGATCATGTAGTAAAACCCTTCAGAACAAGGGTTCAGAGTTTCATCAAACAAAAATATTTTCTCTATGCCTACCTGGCACTAAGTGCAATTTCTCTAGGGGTAGCCTGGATAATTTCTCATAATGTATTTGTTTTTTTTCTGGTCTATCAGTTCTTTATGTGGTTTTACAGCCATAAACTGAGCAGAATACTGATCCTGAACAACCTTACTTTTGTCAGTCTGACGCTGTATCCGTTCTTTGGAATGATGGTGTATTACGAAACTTTTTCCAAAAAGGTTTTTCTGATGGCTGTTTTTCTATTCCTTATCCTGCTATGTATTGATATTGTGAAAGATACGATTACCAGAAGTGTGGATAAAGCTTTCGGATATACTACCATTCCCAATTATTTTAAAAGCAGAAATACAAAAATTATTCTGACTTCTTTACTGATCGTTACCATGGCAGTTTCAATGAATATTATTACGAAAACCAGCACTACCGGATTCATGGCTTATTATTTTGCCGGCGGGCTTTTTGTCATGATTGTATGCATATATCTTCTTTTAAATGCTTCCAGAAGAAGTAACTTTCTTACATTGAATGTATTACGATTCTGGGTTTTTGTAGGAATCATCGCCATGCTTTTAAACGGAATAGAGCATAAATTGTAA
- a CDS encoding mevalonate kinase, translating to MTNPLFYAKIILFGEYGMIEDSQGLVVPYSFYKGTLKFSDLSSDFELNSNRHLQKYSEFLTALDLSDDFKLDIESFKNDISNGLFFDSNIPQGYGVGSSGALVAAIFEKYSVSKLNPENISKDNLKKLKAVFGEMESYFHGKSSGMDPLICYMNLPILIENKENLDRVNIPEGEEGKGAIFLIDSGMTGETGPMIQIFFEKMKTEGFRKTLKEEFIRYNNACIESFLKKDMNPFFRNLKKLSHWAYEHFRPMIPESIFNIWKKGLDSNAYYLKLCGSGGGGYILGFTKDYAKAERMLDGFQKEVIYRF from the coding sequence ATGACCAATCCTTTATTTTATGCAAAAATAATCCTGTTTGGAGAATACGGAATGATTGAAGATTCCCAGGGGCTTGTTGTACCTTACAGCTTCTATAAAGGGACTTTGAAATTCTCAGATTTGAGTTCTGATTTCGAACTTAATTCCAACAGACATTTGCAGAAATATTCTGAATTTCTTACAGCACTTGATCTTTCCGACGACTTTAAGCTGGATATCGAGAGCTTCAAAAATGATATTTCAAACGGACTTTTCTTTGATTCCAATATTCCTCAGGGGTATGGAGTGGGAAGTTCCGGTGCTTTAGTGGCTGCTATTTTTGAAAAATATTCAGTCAGCAAACTGAATCCTGAAAACATTTCAAAAGATAATCTTAAAAAATTAAAAGCTGTTTTTGGTGAAATGGAAAGCTATTTCCATGGAAAAAGTTCAGGAATGGATCCACTGATCTGTTATATGAATCTGCCAATCCTTATCGAAAATAAAGAGAATTTAGACAGGGTAAATATTCCCGAAGGTGAAGAAGGAAAAGGAGCTATTTTCCTGATAGATTCCGGAATGACAGGTGAAACAGGACCTATGATTCAGATTTTCTTCGAAAAAATGAAAACAGAAGGTTTCCGCAAAACCCTGAAAGAAGAGTTCATCCGTTATAACAATGCATGTATCGAATCTTTCCTTAAAAAAGACATGAATCCATTCTTCAGAAACCTTAAAAAGCTTTCTCACTGGGCTTATGAACATTTCCGTCCTATGATCCCTGAAAGTATTTTTAACATCTGGAAAAAAGGTCTGGATTCTAACGCTTATTATCTGAAACTGTGCGGTAGCGGTGGAGGCGGCTATATCTTAGGATTTACCAAAGACTATGCAAAAGCAGAAAGAATGCTTGACGGCTTCCAAAAAGAAGTGATTTACAGATTTTAA
- a CDS encoding MFS transporter, giving the protein MSETENRQPKNIKNNPKIMKAWAVYDWANSVYSLVITSTIFPIYYSILTTAYEKKEYVAETKTWIDVPVRHMIKIFGEEYQPDAVYGYSLTISFFIVVLLSPFLSSLADTIGNKKSFLQFFCYLGATSCMGLAMFTGMHNVFLGLLFSITASVGFWGSLVFYNSFLPDIATPDRQDALSARGYVYGYIGSVVLVVICLVLIQVFAKGAAQQLLFTRISFLLTGAWWFGFSQYTFKHLPQFGDVKDKLPKDLVLLNYKNIFKKHEEQGGFFEVFKDNLSFYKDIAKESFHELFKVGGELFKDRNLKFFLSSFFFYSVGMQTIFLMATLFGKSEINLAQDKLIGTLLVIQIEAIIGAVIFSRLSKRIGNKNVISIAIILWIVACLWAYFLNKENPTVEYQFYGVAAVVGLVMGGLQAMSRSTYSKLLPENSMENTTYFSFYDVLEKIAIIIGTFIFATLIEHFNNMRIAALSMTIFFAAGLVLIRFLKVKMRKDRETL; this is encoded by the coding sequence ATGTCTGAAACTGAGAATCGACAGCCTAAAAACATAAAGAATAATCCGAAAATTATGAAAGCCTGGGCTGTATATGACTGGGCAAATTCTGTTTATTCCCTGGTGATTACCTCTACCATTTTTCCCATTTATTACTCTATCCTTACTACTGCTTACGAGAAAAAAGAATACGTGGCAGAAACAAAAACATGGATTGATGTTCCGGTAAGACATATGATCAAAATTTTTGGAGAAGAATATCAGCCAGATGCGGTGTATGGATATTCCCTTACCATATCATTCTTTATCGTAGTATTGCTGTCTCCATTTTTATCTTCATTAGCGGATACGATTGGAAATAAAAAGTCTTTCCTGCAGTTTTTCTGCTATCTTGGTGCAACATCTTGTATGGGATTGGCCATGTTTACGGGAATGCATAATGTATTTCTGGGACTTTTATTCAGCATTACAGCCAGTGTCGGTTTCTGGGGAAGTTTAGTTTTTTATAACTCTTTCCTCCCGGATATTGCAACACCGGACAGACAGGACGCGCTTTCTGCAAGAGGGTATGTTTACGGATACATCGGTTCCGTAGTTTTGGTGGTGATCTGTTTGGTACTGATTCAGGTTTTTGCTAAAGGAGCCGCGCAGCAGCTGCTGTTTACAAGAATCAGTTTCCTTCTGACAGGAGCATGGTGGTTCGGTTTTTCTCAATATACATTCAAGCACCTTCCTCAGTTTGGGGATGTGAAAGATAAACTGCCTAAAGATTTAGTACTGCTGAACTATAAGAATATCTTCAAAAAACATGAAGAACAGGGAGGCTTCTTTGAAGTATTTAAAGATAACCTGAGCTTCTATAAAGATATTGCAAAAGAAAGTTTCCACGAGCTGTTTAAGGTAGGAGGAGAGCTTTTCAAAGATAGAAACCTGAAATTCTTCCTGTCGAGCTTCTTCTTTTACAGTGTAGGAATGCAGACGATTTTCCTTATGGCTACATTATTTGGAAAAAGTGAAATTAACCTTGCTCAGGATAAGCTGATCGGAACTCTTTTGGTGATTCAGATTGAAGCAATCATTGGAGCGGTTATTTTCTCACGGTTATCAAAGAGAATTGGTAACAAAAATGTTATTTCAATTGCGATCATCCTATGGATTGTAGCTTGTCTTTGGGCTTATTTCCTGAACAAAGAAAACCCAACAGTAGAATACCAGTTTTATGGAGTTGCTGCAGTAGTAGGGTTAGTAATGGGAGGGCTTCAGGCAATGTCCAGATCCACCTATTCAAAACTTCTGCCTGAGAACTCAATGGAGAATACAACCTATTTCAGCTTCTATGATGTGTTGGAAAAAATTGCTATTATCATCGGAACATTTATCTTTGCAACATTGATCGAACATTTCAATAATATGCGTATTGCAGCATTGTCCATGACTATATTCTTCGCCGCAGGATTGGTTTTAATCAGATTCCTGAAGGTTAAAATGAGAAAAGACAGAGAAACATTATAA